In Phragmites australis chromosome 24, lpPhrAust1.1, whole genome shotgun sequence, the following are encoded in one genomic region:
- the LOC133907053 gene encoding uncharacterized protein LOC133907053: protein MGNSSSRSRSNRKSEVTSSSPALKTFKWTIDGFSSLLDKGEGETQSRVFEIMGYNWCLKLNPRDRKSDDDDQEYVSLRLELLGTSVSDVKPDTIVEASFKFLIYDRLYGKHVEHQVSHNFQTASTSSGISYMIPLTSPKEPSSGSVDSISCVVFGVEFTKVVTYKANTVSETLFVQKMNTLNEATTYTWDIEDFFALKSPGFSPEFEAGGYKWSIRIYPSGLDNYGNHISLFLDMKAPNEFPEKDGILVEFTLSVKDQETGKHWKGTGRSQFSKTACVYGWIKFMTLEDFKDSSNGYLVKTKCCIEAEVTIVGSSKME, encoded by the exons ATGGGCAACTCTTCGTCTCGCA GCCGATCGAACCGGAAATCCGAGGTGACATCTTCGTCTCCGGCGCTGAAAACCTTCAAGTGGACCATCGATGGCTTCTCCTCGCTTCTTGATAAGGGTGAAGGAGAGACACAGTCCAGAGTGTTTGAGATCATGGGCTATAACTG GTGTTTGAAGTTGAATCCAAGGGACAGAAAGAGCGACGACGATGATCAGGAGTATGTTTCTCTGAGGCTTGAGCTGTTGGGGACTTCTGTCAGTGATGTGAAGCCTGATACTATTGTAGAAGCATctttcaagttcttgatatacGATAGGTTATATGGAAAGCACGTTGAACATCAAG TCAGCCACAACTTCCAGACAGCAAGCACAAGCTCTGGGATATCATACATGATTCCCCTCACATCACCGAAGGAACCGTCCTCTGGATCTGTTGACAGCATCAGTTGCGTCGTCTTTGGTGTCGAGTTCACCAAAGTTGTCACTTACAAAGCCAACACGGTGTCGGAAACACTGTTCGTCCAGAAGATGAATACCCTCAACGAGGCCACAACCTACACCTGGGACATTGAGGACTTCTTCGCACTGAAGAGCCCGGGCTTCTCTCCCGAGTTTGAAGCCGGTGGATACAAATG GTCAATCCGTATCTATCCATCAGGTCTTGACAATTATGGGAACCACATCTCCTTGTTCCTGGACATGAAGGCGCCAAATGAGTTCCCTGAAAAAGATGGGATCCTGGTGGAATTCACCTTATCCGTCAAAGACCAGGAAACTGGCAAGCACTGGAAAGGAACAG GCCGGTCCCAGTTCTCAAAGACTGCTTGTGTCTATGGATGGATCAAGTTCATGACGCTTGAGGATTTCAAGGACTCGTCGAATGGTTATCTCGTGAAAACCAAGTGCTGCATCGAAGCTGAGGTCACAATCGTTGGCTCGTCGAAGATGGAGTAG